The following DNA comes from Erigeron canadensis isolate Cc75 chromosome 3, C_canadensis_v1, whole genome shotgun sequence.
tttttttttttacatttcccCTTTTACCTTTCGTCACATAGCTatttctttttaaactttcaacatacaaactttgtttttaggtataaagtttattaacttttgtactttttttcatataactttgtttttaaactttgctctgaaagttttcttttattttcttttacgatataacttttgatttctaaattttattaccaaagtttcattttctttactttgaacaacaacttttattttcttaacttttgtcacgtaaattttgtttttcggcttaatgtttttgtaacttttatcaccAGAGTTATGTTTTTCTACAGGGGCAACACCCGGGTAGAAATACTAgttataaacaaacataaagtGTTGCAACAACTTCGTATAGAAAACAAAATTCTTATCTTTTAATATCATAAACTGACGACCATACCTCTATAAATATAGTGCTACAAAACTACAAAATATCCAATAAATCAAAGTATACATGGTtttggtttggttcggttttatCGGTCGGTTTTTGCGATACCtaaaccgatccgttcggttttaaaaaactaatgagtttggtttggttttcggtttggttggttcggttttatatatatatattttttccatttttcGGTTCAGTTTTTCTCCCAGCCACTAACAATTGAGGATCTAAAATTCTAAAACTTAATAAAAGAAGTTGGTCttgtaataaaaaattttttgatgagaaaatatttttatagtttCTTTCGCACACACCCAGTGAGACTTCCACACAACAAAGACTTTAATTAATGAAACCCTAAATTTTTATCATCGAAAATGAGATATTTTTCTTCATAAATTAACGCTTGAAAATAATCAGTATCAAATCAAATATGGATTTAATTTCACGAAAAAGGAGAAGAATTATAAAGTTGGATTCGTATGGAGTATTATTTCTTCTGTTACAGATCGTTTCTTTTTTAAATCCTTTTGCAGCTGGTACTTACTTCTTACTTATTtcattatgtatatatagatatacatatatgtcatcattttgattgttgggttttgtttatatatatattttttgtattatgGTTATGTAGTAAGCTGATGAGCTCCCTTAGTTAGTTAAGCGAAATACCCCGTTAGCTAGCGATGAATACGGGCCGGTTTGAGCCAGTTTTCAGCTCCATCAGTCcctctttttcaaaaaaaagttctgTTAGGAAGGGAATTACGAGTAATACATACACATCCATAAGTATTTTTACGAGGAGTATAGTATGGGAGTATCGTATTTACAGTGTAGGATGTCGTTGAAAACATGAATTACGTGTATGCTTGAAAGCTCTATATAGTTGTTTATGTAGATATCTAGTTTGTACGTTTATATGTGATGCTTACCTTCGACATCTTGTCCAACATTCATTATTTGCTTCACCTTCTCGCTAACCCACTACCGAGGTGGCATAGTGGTCAATCATCTGGATGTTCTCATAAGTGGTCTGAGGTTCAAACCTTCCTAGGTGACATCATAGGGGTGGCTAAACGGTCACAGGGATACCCTGGTTAGGGCGCGTACATCTGAGTCAAAAACTCGCTCTCCTTAGGAAATTCTCATTTTACATGCTTATCTTCTTGCTACTTCCTTGTTTGCTTTTTTCATTGAAACTTGGCAATACAAATGGTTTTTTAAATCTCCACTCAATGTCAAACATCTCAATTTTCTCCCATATTCCCAATTTGTTACACCTTTATGTGTATATGTCCATGATCTCTTCATTTCACTTGTTGTAACTCTTTATACCAAGTCTTTGTATCGCCATATGACATAGAGATTTCCTCGTTAGTGATTCTAATTGACCATCGAACAAAACCATATGAAGCCCAACCCTGTATCTGTATGCCAGCcttataacacttaaaaactgtGAATTGTCATTAAAAAAGTATGTAGGAAGAAACTAAAGAGGATACTTGACATCATCATGCGGTGTTTTACTCTTTTGTCAAAGTATTTCGGGACGCTGTGACATTCATCATGATTTAAGCAGATAAAGGCCTTTCCTTCTCtaatttatctatctatatgaAAATTTTCTACTAAAGAAATTTCTAGCTCTTCATCTGCTTTAGAACGACCCTTGTAAAGTATACCATTAACAATTCAATTAACTCCTTAGTGACGCGTCAAGTTCTCTGACTCATACCCTTCCTTATACAATGAATGAAGGTTAATATTCGTGTATCAAGACCTTTTGGTTAAAGGTGTGATTAACATAATTAGTCTTTTATCTCGTGCAAAATGAATTTAGCTTCTCATCTGCATGTATAGAATATGACTCTTGTATGTTTCTTTTGGACCTTCTACGTATTGGTGGTTATCAGTGTTGACATATGCCAAGATTCTGCTCCAGTGGACTTGTTTTTTGAACTCTCTCGCAGGCATTTTTAATGTTAGTATTTTTGAGTAGTTTCATGTGAATCAGGTTCTGACGTTATAAATTGTGATAGTTTCAACCTAATGTTTTAGCTCCCCTGGTGCCTTTTCTACTTCTATTTGacagaaaagttttatttcTTCATGGATCATCTAGTAGTACTATGCCGTTCAAGGGTCTCTTTACTCCATAATGTCCATTTATCTTATGTATCTTTGAATCACTCTAGACCCTTGTGCTTTCAGAGTCTTGGCTTGCTGAACTCCATATATATGAATGTGGAAGCAAATGTATATTTGTAAATGCCGCTAAATATAAGATTCGTACATACTAGAGAAGAAACATATAAGTGACCGAGAAATCTTTAGCACAAGTTACAGCTTGTTATGATGTTTTTCCCTATGTCAATTCATCACAAGCTTTTCTTTCCTGAAAAGTCAAGTTGTGTGTCGTGCCATTTGGTAGCTCTTCTAATAGTGACATTTCTCTAAAGTCACAGCTAAGCAGTGAGTGTCTGTACCATTGGCATTGCAGTATTGGTATTACACCATTTGATACCTATATGAAACTCTCGGTGCACAGATGTAGTATATATGGGAAAAATGGCATGTGTTGGTAGTACAATTTTCATCCTATCACCCTGGTACCTACTTTCTAAAAGAACACTGGAAACTGAGGTACATTTTAGTGACAAGAGTTATCCTTTTAGTTTTATGCAAACTTATTAAGTTCCATGAATGGGATGTTAGGTATATCTCATGCATTTGACTTATAATAATTCCAGCATATTGATGTTCTTGAAAGAGGAGCTGATGCACAATGGTTTTAGGAGAAGTCTGTTTGGCAACTCGCCCTGGCTCTAGGAGAAATTTATATGGCAACCTGCTGGAGCCATTGTAAAACTTGGTCATCACCCAATTCAACCCAGAGAACCATAGTTTTACACAGATTGACCAGAATTCTAGGGATCCGGTTGACATTCCTAGGCCTAGCAGTGAGCTTATATCTTTGTGTAGTTGTACTAGTCAGTTATTTGCTAGATATAATTTTCTCCTTGATAGCATTCTTTTACTATTTAGCCAAAAACATAGTGCCCAAGTTTATATCTCGCAGTTGTGACCCATTTTTCTAATAAATGGGTTGATTCACATCATGTTAGATCTCTAACCAGCCTAGATGGTGAAATTAGAAGAGTAGCTTAAAATCaaacatgtcaaatgggtaGAAAAGTCGCTCCAGCATAAAACCCCCTAAATCGTTCTATTCCATTGAAAAGGTTATGGGATATTATTGAATATAATTGTTGAGCCATATGTaacagtttaattaattattccCTACATCCCAAGTAATTATCCTAGACAAAAACAAACATTTCAAATAGAATAAATATTATTGGCATTATCAGTGTTACCCTTTTTCCAATTATTAAATGCTTTCTTTGAGTTTTTTGATGGTAATTTTAGTTAGGGATTATATAAGAAACTTAATCAAGTATTACCTATTTTTTAGAAGTGGATATATTTTGCAGCAAAATGAAATAGTGAGGTTGACAATAGTTTTGGGATGGAGGGAAGGAAAAGGCGTTTTGGGTCAACCAATCTGATTCGTACCTAAAGTTAACCCACTTGATCTGAACCTGTTTAACTTGTTACCGAACATTTCCAAACCCCGTCccaattttgttttgttgagcTGTTGTGTACCTTATTGATTGATTGGTTTAAACATATTATGCTAGTCGGTTCTTGGTGTAAGTCATACTAGACTATACTAGAAGTATTTATTAACCGGCTCTTTGTTGGTGCAGCGAAATCTGGTGGAGTTTGTGTTTCTCCTGGTGGCCGGTTTCCCCCTTATTCTATCAATGGGAAACCTCCAAGAAGAGTTAGCAAGGGGCCCAACGATTTGACTCTTTGTAGGTTGTTCCGCAAAAAGACATGTTGTGATGTCACCCAGACTCATCCTGCTTTATTGGCAATTAGAAGATTGGCTTCAACTGGAGAGGCCAGTGATGAATGCTTACATTTATGGGAGCTTCTAGAATGTTCTATTTGTGATCCACAAGTTGGCATACAATCAGGCTCTCCAATCATATGTGCCTCTCTTTGTGATAGGATTTATGATGCTTGCTCTAATGCCTACTTCGCTATGGATGCAAAGAACCAGGTTTGCAATATCAGATACCATACATATGCTCCTACTTAGGCAATTTCAGCTTTTGGTTACTTTTTACCTCTGAGTTGTTGAATGGGttaatctaaaaagaaaataaattggtTACATGGAAAATTGTTGAATGTGTCGGTGAGAGTCAAAATGATCACAAGTcaccttaaatatatttaaaatgcttaaaaattcttaaatttatttaaatcatTGTGATAGCAGTCTTTTAATCAGATTTAAAAGGGAATGTTGCACAAAAAGGTAATGGCATTGTTAGATTTCCATCTGGGAAAGTAAAGTTTGTTTGCACCCGCAAAAGAGATTGAACTTTCAAAAAGTTTTCATGTAGGGTCATCTTGTAAATTAATCAGTTCCAAATAGTCACATGGTCAATTTACTAAGATACATCGTCATTTTGACCGGGTCAGCTTCCCTTTCATCTAATCTGAAAGTTTTAAGCCTTGAAATTTCTCAAAAACTTATTCCCCCATAGAAAATTTTTTGACCAAAGTTTGTTACCTTGTATAGCAATTACCCTATTTAAAGCATCAGTTATCGgaattttaagaaaagaaacaacaaaataagGGTTGCAGCCTTGCAGGTTTGATAAATTCAATCTGACATGTTTTAAACAGTTTACTCATTTTGATTAGTATCCAATCCGCTCTACCTGCCCATTTAAGCACACTATTTAGAAGTGTGAACATAGAAACTAGTTTCCATTAGTAGAAGATGTTGATAGCTTCCTGACGTAGATTAGATAAATTTGATAATTTGCAAATGTGCTAAGACTACCTTTTTGTTCCAATAGAGTACATGACATGTGCTTGTGGAAATCTTTATATTGAGTACTTATTTTAACCTTACCTAAAGTTGTGCCAAACTTTGGTTGCTCATATTAATAGATCATATGATATGGTAGGTGCTTGCTCCTTGTGGAATCAGTGACACTGTTTGTGGTAGAGCCTCTGAATGGGTCTCAAATGGCACAGAGCTATGTAAAGCATCTGGCTTTTCTGTGAAGCTATCTACTGATTTTAAAGAAACATTTTGCTATGGTGGTAAAGCTAGTCTAGATTCTGTGGTGGATTCATGGAGGACTACACATTCTGGTGTTCCACGCAATGTTGAGAGTTCAGGATTTCTTATTGATTTTCAGCAGTGGGTGAGGGAAATGTCAATTAATGAGCAAGTGTCGTGGGCTGTTGGGGGATTGGTTCTTACAGCAGGGCTTCTCTTTGTAAGGTTCGAATTTCTGCTATTATCTGTAAGATCTGAATTAGAAATAGATAATCTTGCTGGTCATCTAATACCCTCTCAAAGATTTTCTCTCGAAAGTCCAATGGTCAAGCTAAACGCCTTAGCTAAAAAGGAAACAGATTGAATGGGTCAAATGTTATTTAAAGTGTATTCAAATAGATTACCTCCAAACCTgccttaataataataaagtaaaaagtttgACTGTTGCTGTTATGTTAGAACTGTAATTTTTGATAAAACAATGTTTATAATTGGATAAAAGGAAGCTTCTTTGGACTTTGGTTAGGCCTGTCCTAACtcgttttgacccattaccaaCCCACaggtaaaaaagatatataattagCTATACTCTCCCTTTAAATGCATGCAGCAAAAGGAAGAGCCATAATAAGCGGCAACGAGAAGTAGCAATACAACGTACTGCAAGGAAGCTAGGAGGAAAAATGAGCCCAAAGTATCCTGCTAGTCAAGcaaatagaaaatgaaactcGACACATTGTAGATGAAGATTTGATATACCCCTTAGTAATGCTAGTTTTGTATTATCAGTAGGAGCACAAGTTCAGATCTTATAATTATGGTCGTCTCAGTTTGTCCAAAGTATCCTTCTATTTGAGATCGGATACAAACTCTTTGAAACGTAGATTTTGAGAATCTATTgggtttttatatttgtatggtATGTCTGAGTTTTAGGTTTCCTTAAAGCTCTTC
Coding sequences within:
- the LOC122592761 gene encoding uncharacterized protein LOC122592761, producing MDLISRKRRRIIKLDSYGVLFLLLQIVSFLNPFAAAKSGGVCVSPGGRFPPYSINGKPPRRVSKGPNDLTLCRLFRKKTCCDVTQTHPALLAIRRLASTGEASDECLHLWELLECSICDPQVGIQSGSPIICASLCDRIYDACSNAYFAMDAKNQVLAPCGISDTVCGRASEWVSNGTELCKASGFSVKLSTDFKETFCYGGKASLDSVVDSWRTTHSGVPRNVESSGFLIDFQQWVREMSINEQVSWAVGGLVLTAGLLFVSKRKSHNKRQREVAIQRTARKLGGKMSPKYPASQANRK